The DNA window CGAACAGGTCGTCGAGCATCCCTTCGGCGGCGATGCTGCCTTCGAACCGGCGCACGCGCTGGTCCTTCGCCTGGGCGTCGAAGGCAATGTCCATCAGGCTCAGGGACTCGACGGCCCGGCCGCCGGCGCCCGTCGCCAGCAGACGGTCGACGAGGGCCTTGCCGACGAAGCCGTTGGCGCCGGTCACGAGGACTCTCATTGGACCTCCTTGCGCGCGGCGGGCACGAAGCGGTGGTCGATGGCGCCGAACACGGACTGGCCGGCGCCGTCGAGCATGTCGAAACGCAGGCGCTCCCCGTAACGCAGGAATGGGGTCGACGCCTCGCCGTTGGCGATCGTCTCGAGCGCACGGCGTTCGGCCAGGCAAGCAGATCCGACCTTCCCGACATCCTTGTTCGAGAACGTACCCGTCCCGATCACGGTGCCGGCGCCGAGGCGGCGGTTGTACGCGATGTGGGCGACGATGTCGGCGAAGCTGAAGTCCATCTCGCGCCCGTTCGGATTGCCGAACCATTCGCCATTGCGCTCGACACGCAAGTCGAGATGGACGCGGCCATCGCGCCAGGCATCGCCGAGTTCGTCCGGCGTGACGGCCACGGGCGCGAACACGGTGGCGGGCTTGGCGAGGATGAAGCCGAAGCCCATGCCCAGTTCGCGGAACAGGTGGGTGCGCATGCTGACGTCGTTGAACAGCATCAGCAGCTTGACGTGGCCCAGCGCGTCCTCGGCCCTGGTGCCGGACGGCACGTCGTCCAGCACGACAGCGACCTCGCCCTCGAAGTCGGCGTTGTCGGCTTCGCTCGGGAACGGGTAGTCGTCGCAGGGCCCGTAGAAATCGTCGGCCTGGCGCTGGATCAGGATCGGGACCGCCTTGTCCTTCTTGACGGTCAGGTTGTAGGCGCGTTCCATGATGTCGCCGTGATTCAAAAACGCCGATGCGTCGATGAACTGATAGGCCCTTGGGAACGGCGCGGCGACCGCGCGCGGATCGAAGCGGAAGGACTCGGGAGCCTCGCCGCGGTTGAGCTGCGCATAGATGTCCTGCAGAAGGGGCTCGACCTCGTCCCAGCGGTCGATCGCCTGCTGCATGGTCGACACGCACGCGGGCTTGCATGCCGTCTGCAGCTCGCGCGATACGACCAGCAGGCGGCCGTCGCGGCTGCCGTCTCTCAGGGTCGCCAGTTTCATGGATTGTCTCCTTGGTGATATGCCGATCCTCGTTGGATCAGCTCGATTAGTTCGACGTGGTCCGGGGCGAAGTCGTCGTTCATGTCCGGCTCACTGGAGCGGCCGGCCGCCGTCGACCGGGATCACGGCGCCGGTGGTGAACGTCAGGTGCGTGGCCACGGCCACCACCGCCAGCGCCACTTCGCGCGGATCGGCCAGGCGTTTCAACGGCGTGCGGGCGGCCTGCTCGTCGCGCCAGCCATGGTCCATGGATTTGACGAATTCCGTGTCCGACAGGCCCGGCGAGACCGACACCACGCGGATCGCCGGCGCCAGCGCGCGCGCCAGCGATCTGGTCATGTTGTCCACGGCCGCCTTGGACGCGCAATACATCACGTTGCTGCCCATCGCGGTGACGGCGGCGATCGACGACACGTTCACGACCAGGCCGTTCCCGTTCGCCTCCAGAAGCGCGCGCAGTGCGCGCACGGCGGCGAACGGCCCACGCACGTTGGTGGACAGAATGCGCTCGATCAACCCGTCGTCCAGCGCATCGAGGTCGTGGTGCGGCACGAAGCTCGTCGTGCCGGCGCAGTTGACGAGGATGTCGCAGCGGCCGTAGCGCCGCCCGATCTCGTCCGCCAGGCCGGCCAGGGCCGCGCTGTCGGTGACCGGCGCGGCGAGCGCCGCATGCGGCAGCGCCGCCACCGGCAGCTGCGACGCCAGTGTCGCAGCCTTGTCGGCCGAGCTGTTGTAGCCCACCACGACGGCCGCGCCCTGGGCGGCCAGTTCGCGGCAGATGGCGGCGCCGATGCCGCCGGCGCCGCCGGTCACCAGCGCCACCCTGCCTTGCAACGCGTGCGTGCTCATGCCGTCTTCTTCAGGCGGCGCACGCGGATGTCCGCCTGCTCCTTGTGGCCCGAGAAGTGCTCCAGCGCGCACAGGCGCGAGCACACTTCGCCGATCTGTACCGACGCCTCGTCGGTCAGGATGCGCTGGTAGGTGTGCGTCTTGATGAATTTGCCCACCCACAGGCCGCCCGTGTAGCGGCCGGCACCCATCGTCGGCAGCGTATGGTTGGTTCCGATCACCTTGTCGCCATAGGAGACGTTCGTGCGGTGGCCGAGGAACAGCCCGCCGTAGCTCGTCATGCGGTCGAGGAACCAGTCGGGATCTTCCGTCATCACCTGCACGTGCTCGGAGCAGATGCGCTCGGACTCCTGCAGCATCTCCTCGTTGGTATCGCACAGGATGATCTCGCCGTAGTCACGCCACGAGGCGCTGGCCACCGGCGCCGTGTCCAGGCGCGCCAGCACTTGTTCGATCGCGGCCGGCAATTCCTCAGCGATCTTGCGGCTCGTCGTCACGCAGTACGCGGGCGATGTCGGGCCGTGCTCGGCCTGGCCGAGCAGGTCCACCGCGACCAGTTCGGCGTCGACGGTATCGTCGCAGATGACCATGGTCTCGGTCGGGCCGGCGAACAGGTCGATGCCGACGCGGCCGAACAGCTGGCGCTTGGCTTCGGCCACGTACGCGTTACCCGGGCCGACGATCATGTCGACCGGCGCGATGTTCTCGGTACCGATCGCCATCGCCGCCACGCCCTGCACCCCGCCCATCACATAGATCTCGTCGGCGCCGGCCAGCGCCATCGCGGCGACGATTTCCGGCGACGGCTTGCCGTCGAACGGCGGCGCGCAGGCGATCACGCGCTTCACGCCGGCGACCTTCGCGGTCAGCACGCTCATGTGCGCCGACGCCAGCAACGGATATTTACCGCCCGGGATGTAGCAGCCGACGGAATTGACGGGGATGTTCTTGTGCCCGAGGACGACGCCCGGCAAGGTCTCGACTTCGACGTCGCGCAGCGACAGCAGCTGCACCTGCGCGAAGCGGCGAATCTGGGCCTGGGCAAACTTTATGTCTTCCAGAGCCTGCGGGCTAAGCGAATCGATGCAGCCCTGGATCTCTTCCTGCGACAGGCGCAGCGAGGGCGGATTCCACTTGTCGAATTTTTCCGAATACTCGCGTACGGCCTGCTCGCCGCGCGCCTCGATGTCGGCGATGATGTTTTCGACGGTCGTGCGC is part of the Massilia putida genome and encodes:
- the hisD gene encoding histidinol dehydrogenase, translated to MIKYLKKGKSVEAKAEINAQVRTTVENIIADIEARGEQAVREYSEKFDKWNPPSLRLSQEEIQGCIDSLSPQALEDIKFAQAQIRRFAQVQLLSLRDVEVETLPGVVLGHKNIPVNSVGCYIPGGKYPLLASAHMSVLTAKVAGVKRVIACAPPFDGKPSPEIVAAMALAGADEIYVMGGVQGVAAMAIGTENIAPVDMIVGPGNAYVAEAKRQLFGRVGIDLFAGPTETMVICDDTVDAELVAVDLLGQAEHGPTSPAYCVTTSRKIAEELPAAIEQVLARLDTAPVASASWRDYGEIILCDTNEEMLQESERICSEHVQVMTEDPDWFLDRMTSYGGLFLGHRTNVSYGDKVIGTNHTLPTMGAGRYTGGLWVGKFIKTHTYQRILTDEASVQIGEVCSRLCALEHFSGHKEQADIRVRRLKKTA
- a CDS encoding SDR family NAD(P)-dependent oxidoreductase, encoding MSTHALQGRVALVTGGAGGIGAAICRELAAQGAAVVVGYNSSADKAATLASQLPVAALPHAALAAPVTDSAALAGLADEIGRRYGRCDILVNCAGTTSFVPHHDLDALDDGLIERILSTNVRGPFAAVRALRALLEANGNGLVVNVSSIAAVTAMGSNVMYCASKAAVDNMTRSLARALAPAIRVVSVSPGLSDTEFVKSMDHGWRDEQAARTPLKRLADPREVALAVVAVATHLTFTTGAVIPVDGGRPLQ
- a CDS encoding fumarylacetoacetate hydrolase family protein, translated to MKLATLRDGSRDGRLLVVSRELQTACKPACVSTMQQAIDRWDEVEPLLQDIYAQLNRGEAPESFRFDPRAVAAPFPRAYQFIDASAFLNHGDIMERAYNLTVKKDKAVPILIQRQADDFYGPCDDYPFPSEADNADFEGEVAVVLDDVPSGTRAEDALGHVKLLMLFNDVSMRTHLFRELGMGFGFILAKPATVFAPVAVTPDELGDAWRDGRVHLDLRVERNGEWFGNPNGREMDFSFADIVAHIAYNRRLGAGTVIGTGTFSNKDVGKVGSACLAERRALETIANGEASTPFLRYGERLRFDMLDGAGQSVFGAIDHRFVPAARKEVQ